GAGAATCTGTAGTGAGTGGATGTAGAGCAGCAGGTGGAAGTTTGCTAGCTTGTCGTGCAAGTCGTTGAAGTTTCCCGAGGCTGCTGTGGAGTGCAGGTATCTCTTCAGCTCGTGGTAGTCCTGGGAGTAGCCCATGGCCTGTCTGTTGCTCCATGGGAACCCCGTGACGGAGTTGAACAGCTGGGTAGTGGTGTCCTCGTCCTTCGGGAACCCGTGTGTCAATGACACGATCAAGTAATCGACTGGGAATGCGGGCTTGGCGTTCTCCTTCACCGTCAGACCGTACtcgttcttcttcatgTAGAATATCTCTGGCACGTACCTGTCCTCTGTGGTGTCGTTGATGTATGCCATGGAAGGGTGGGTAGAGCCCCCAATCATGTCTGCCGATACTAGCGCTTCGGCATCGATCGAGACCTGATAGCTGGCTATGTCTATCTCCTCCTTTAGGTTACCTGAAACCACGCATGTAACAAACTTCGACGAAAATATGCCTTGTTCACTGAACTTACTGACATTGGGGTGTCTTGTTTGATGTTGTGCAGCCATTATTGTCTCCAATGAGCTCAAGAAAAAGGAGTCCTTGTGTCTCTTACATAAGACAGTACCGTCTCCATTGCCAGCATCTGTTAAATCTGAAAATATCATACCAACTCGTAACAATCCCATCTCCTTCGCCAGCAGATCGATAGTGTTTAGTTCCTGGGTCACTTGTTCCATATCCATCGTAATACCATCTTGTTCATCATGCTGTGGGGGTTCATATATCGCATGTACACATGCCTTAATTCCCAAGGGAGTCGCATCGTACTTCTCATATTTACCATACAAATATGCAAATCTCTGTGTGCCGCTGGCTCTCCAAAACTCAATAAACTGGTTTATTAGTTCACTGCTCTGAAATTCAACATGATCAACCATTCTAAACTCCTGTTGTTGTAAAGTGATCGCTGATGGCTGACATTTAGAGCATATTCCCTTTGGCCATGGTTCATGACCATTAGTACAGTGCTTATTTATCTTGAAATTGGGCTGTGATAGCGGGGCGATATAGGAACTTCCGCTTTCACGTTTATTTGTACTTTCGTTaagtttcttcaagtatgcatgaaaagaaatgtgTTTGATGTTGTTTTCGTTAGCATAGTTGGCGTCCCAAGGTGGTAATGGGGAGCAATATTCACACATCCCCCGATCACCATGCTTACACAGCTTGGTCTTTTGTCTTGGAATTAGTCCATCTAGCTTTTCCAATTCCTTATCTACTTCTAATTCATCAGCTTTTTGAGACTTCCCAGGAACTAGATTGTTTGGAATATTAACTGCCACCGAGCCATTGTTGTCGTTAGCAGACCCCTTAGTTTCGCTAGAGTCCACTTGATAGTGCACATAGACAATATCACCGTGCCTGAACCCCAATGCCTCTATAGTTTTCTCTAGCAAACTTTCTACATTAGTTTTGTCCTTGCCATTTGCCTCTTTACCTAGTTCAATGGCCCTTGGCGTAATACCATGCTCGTTGAGTATCGTCTGTAGCTGTGGCAAAACTTGGCCTAACGTCTCTGACCCTTCACAGCGCACACGGTGCATACCAACTGGACTTCTGAATCTGATAATCATCTTTACTAGCAATCAATTTTGCGTCGGCTTGCTAGGTCTATATACTTGAGAGGCCTATGTCTGTGAATACACTTCTATTTCTATTCGGCTCGCTCTCGCTTTATAAGAAAGCTTTTCCCTTTTTTATGCAGTAAAGCAGGCAAAAATGAATTCTTATCAGAGGGATGGTTGAGTAATGTATCTATGAGACATATAATATCACGATAGCAATATTATTGAGTCGACAAAtgtatatttatttattttttctaaGCATTTCTCAGTGAGGAGCATTACTAATTGCTATTCAGAGGGATGCGAAttaatatttgtatattttatagCACACTCGCATAAgagatatttttaaatgaCAACAGCTTGAAAATAATTGATAAAACCGGCAATACAATAGTGCACATTACACTTCCTAAGCATTATGTCTATTTTGCATATTAAAGACTGCTGACTAGTGTAGAAattactaaaaaaaattaaaaactCATAGCACCAGGTAAAATGAGCCCAAGAGAAGACGAAAAAATCAAGCAACTATATACTGCTATATAGTACGCTAATGAATATGTATATGCAACATACTTTATTGTTTCTATCTGccaaagaataatatacTTATGCGGGCTGGACATATATACTGTTTCATGTGACCCAGTACGTATGTCAgtactgaaaaaaaatcgcATAGAAATCTCAAATTCCTCGAATTGACAGCAGGAAGTACATATTATTAGTATTAGTAGTTATTATCTCAATTAGCTTTGCGCACATTCAGATAATACTGTAAGAATAGCTGGTTGGGCAACTTGGCAATTATATATCTTTGGAAGCGGGCAAGATGGATCAAGAGTTTTTCAACGCCACGGATTTCAATGGCACCAATGGCACTCAATTTGAGAATAATGGTACGCGTTTTGACAACGGAACCCATGGTAATGGTACCTTTTTTGAAGAGCCACAAGTTGAGATGAAGGCAGTTTCCTTTTACACACCTTTGTTGTACGTGTCGCTTCTGGTTATCTCGCTATTTATATTTGCATCACAATACAGGAAAAATAAGATTAAGAAGATCAGTGAACTACCATCTATATTTGACGAGAGTGACGCCAAGGATCTGTATATGGATCTGCTGAAGTTACAAAAATCTGGTGACAAGAAGATTCACGAAAAGGTTCTGAAGGCTGGTCTACTGAACCGTTGTGCTGAGGCTATCAGAAGATCCTTAAaactaaaagaaatggCTCCACAAGTTGAAATTCTTTATAAAAACGGGTCCATTGGTGATGACTACTGGCAGCGTTACCAAACTGAGGTTAAACTGGTAGATGttgaattcaaagaatGTATACAGGAATCGGAAAGGCTGCAGCCTGGCTGGGTTCCAACATTCGTGCCATTGGCAAGAGAAATCTGCTTGAATCAAGCGCTATCCAGACGTTACAATGCTATTGCCACTAGAAGAGAGGTCTGTATCGAGGAATGGGGTCTCAAGCTtgacaaggatggtaaactaatatcatcaaaaaaCTAGGGTCGTAATGGCATTCTTTGCAAATAATACACGCTTCTTTTAGTAACGTTGATTTCCACTTGGAATCAATTGTTACATTATATTGCATTAAATTTATGTACGCTTATAATAGAAACATCGATACACATGTTTTAGAACAGTTGTgttaaaaacaaataaatacGTATTGAAGGAGGGACCAACCTCATAATTCTGATAAAGACAGCatcaaatttcaatttttcttgCCTTTTCTATTCACCACCTGAAAATCCCagtcatcttcatctgtGATGTAGCTAGACACCAATTCAGTTAGTTGGATCCCGCTGTTACTTTTTTCACACTCTCTGCGCTTCTGATTAAATTCTTTTGTAAATCTCCTACCGTCCATTGTGTCACTACTAGCATAAATAGTCTCTGAAATAATACTTTCAGATTCAGAGTCGGTTGGAAGACTGAGTATTAATTCAAGTACATCCTTTAATGAGTGACCATCATTCAGTTTAATTTGCTTTCGGcaccagaagaagaattcaTCAACGCTAAGTTGTGGGTCCTCATTAACAATAGATATCGGTTCCGTTGCTGATAATAAAGTTTTTTTCTCATCTATTTCGGTGGATTTGGCGGTAGTTAAACTAGTTTTTTGAACAgctattgttttcttttgcacTGGAGCAACTGGGTTATTTTGAGGAGCGTTTTTCTTAGCAATTTCACTCCATTTGTTGGAAGAGTTTCTGGTTGTGTTCTCGCCATTGTATTTTTCGTCATTTCTCAGTTGAGATTGGTTTGATGAAGTGAAGGATTTCTGCTTGTTTAAATTACTACCACCAATGGATATAGTGGTCGAAGACTCCTTGGTAGTGTTGTTCAAGTTATTAATTGAATTGGTATGGCTTTCCATTAATGAGGGCAACTTTGGTTTTTCGAGAGTTGTATTCTCAATTGCATTGTGTTTACTAGCTATGGCCTGGACATCTTCCTTTTGAATTGAACTCTCGACAATTTGGGACTCTATGTTGACGTCTTTATTGCTACATTCCTCCGCTAAAGTTACGGCATTGTTGTTAATGTGATTCGGAATAGGGTTGACCATTTCTGTCACAGGCGTCTTCGTCATGAGCATCTCGTCAAACTTATTGAACGGGTCCTGGTAATTTTGTGTATGGTTCAAAATGTCCATTAATGTAATGAGCTGGTTGCACATCTGGCTAGTACTATTTGAGTTATCGTGGCTTGTAGAATCCCTGAACAATTGCAACGTTGGTTGAAAATATCCTTGAAGATACCACCCGGTCATGTCACTGCTTGAAAAAGGACCTTGTGTGTTGCCTTGAATGTCAATATATCTCCAGACTGGTGGTGAGAGAAAAGTGTTAACAAACCCGTATGTTTCCATTACTTTA
This is a stretch of genomic DNA from Nakaseomyces glabratus chromosome M, complete sequence. It encodes these proteins:
- the SMY2 gene encoding Smy2p (CAGL0M06149g~Ortholog(s) have role in ER to Golgi vesicle-mediated transport and P-body, cytosol, endoplasmic reticulum membrane, extrinsic component of membrane localization); translation: MDFSSSQKYIQTQTLLDNINGLQNLHVQDREGSKNNLTYAKNAASDVDGSQPLLNTDMIFKANNKNHTRYIDNTGILPDFSAHSSGNLNDLHAELSSPFYNIPTIQNTTDMFDSHSHVSKTPLSIHQDVGTPTPTNKNSKVMETYGFVNTFLSPPVWRYIDIQGNTQGPFSSSDMTGWYLQGYFQPTLQLFRDSTSHDNSNSTSQMCNQLITLMDILNHTQNYQDPFNKFDEMLMTKTPVTEMVNPIPNHINNNAVTLAEECSNKDVNIESQIVESSIQKEDVQAIASKHNAIENTTLEKPKLPSLMESHTNSINNLNNTTKESSTTISIGGSNLNKQKSFTSSNQSQLRNDEKYNGENTTRNSSNKWSEIAKKNAPQNNPVAPVQKKTIAVQKTSLTTAKSTEIDEKKTLLSATEPISIVNEDPQLSVDEFFFWCRKQIKLNDGHSLKDVLELILSLPTDSESESIISETIYASSDTMDGRRFTKEFNQKRRECEKSNSGIQLTELVSSYITDEDDWDFQVVNRKGKKN
- the NPL4 gene encoding nuclear protein localization protein 4 (CAGL0M06105g~Ortholog(s) have role in ER-associated misfolded protein catabolic process and cytoplasm protein quality control by the ubiquitin-proteasome system, more) — protein: MIIRFRSPVGMHRVRCEGSETLGQVLPQLQTILNEHGITPRAIELGKEANGKDKTNVESLLEKTIEALGFRHGDIVYVHYQVDSSETKGSANDNNGSVAVNIPNNLVPGKSQKADELEVDKELEKLDGLIPRQKTKLCKHGDRGMCEYCSPLPPWDANYANENNIKHISFHAYLKKLNESTNKRESGSSYIAPLSQPNFKINKHCTNGHEPWPKGICSKCQPSAITLQQQEFRMVDHVEFQSSELINQFIEFWRASGTQRFAYLYGKYEKYDATPLGIKACVHAIYEPPQHDEQDGITMDMEQVTQELNTIDLLAKEMGLLRVGMIFSDLTDAGNGDGTVLCKRHKDSFFLSSLETIMAAQHQTRHPNVSKFSEQGIFSSKFVTCVVSGNLKEEIDIASYQVSIDAEALVSADMIGGSTHPSMAYINDTTEDRYVPEIFYMKKNEYGLTVKENAKPAFPVDYLIVSLTHGFPKDEDTTTQLFNSVTGFPWSNRQAMGYSQDYHELKRYLHSTAASGNFNDLHDKLANFHLLLYIHSLQILSQEEWELLVKGALSQDYQEPLYKLSASPGWQTLLMIIESA
- the SEC66 gene encoding Sec63 complex subunit SEC66 (CAGL0M06127g~Ortholog(s) have protein transporter activity, role in filamentous growth, posttranslational protein targeting to membrane, translocation and Sec62/Sec63 complex, cell periphery localization), which codes for MDQEFFNATDFNGTNGTQFENNGTRFDNGTHGNGTFFEEPQVEMKAVSFYTPLLYVSLLVISLFIFASQYRKNKIKKISELPSIFDESDAKDLYMDLLKLQKSGDKKIHEKVLKAGLLNRCAEAIRRSLKLKEMAPQVEILYKNGSIGDDYWQRYQTEVKLVDVEFKECIQESERLQPGWVPTFVPLAREICLNQALSRRYNAIATRREVCIEEWGLKLDKDGKLISSKN